The candidate division WOR-3 bacterium genome includes the window TTCTTACATGCATCATTCATTTAAAGTTCAGGGGGGAGCTTCATGGGCGGACATGTACGGATCAGAATTGCCAGGATTAAAACCTCTCGGGCTCTTTTATAATTTATTCGCATGCTCGAACACAAGATTCATCGAAAACAACTTCATGGGCGGCATGTATGTGATTAAAACTCCTTTCGGCCTTGAAGCCGTGGGCTCTACAAAAACGGGAAGCATGCTAGAATTCGGTTATTTTTACACCCCTCTTGGACAGGGACAGAACATGGGCGAAGCTTATCTTGCCTGGTATCAGCACATAGCATCAAACGGCTTCACGAACACAGAAAAAGCGTGGCATTACGGAATGACACTTTTCGGCGACCCGACTCTGTCGCTGAAAACTCCCGGTCCTTTTTTATATGTAACGGATTTTTCCGTCTTGGATGCATCCGGCAATAACAACGGAAGAATAGACCCGAGTGAAACCGCCGACATTACATTTTCCGTATTCAATCTACCGGACGCTCAAAACGCATATTCAGTAAACGCGACACTCGCATCACTGGACAGTTCTCTATTTGTTTCTACCGCGAATTCTTCCTGTCCTTCAATTCCTGCAGGCGACACGCTTGATCCGGCTTTTACTTTTACTGTCGATGCGGCCGCTTCATTCACCCCTCATCAGGCGCAGATTGCTCTTTACATGAACGATTCTTCCTCCGGGAGAGTCATCTGCGACACGTTTGATTTATTTATCGGAAGACATCCTGTACTCGTCGTCGATGACGACGGAGGCAATTCCACTGAAGGCGCATGTCTTCAAAGCCTTGAAAATCTCGGTGTCTGTTACGAATACATCTGCAGGGATTCTTTCCCCGTTGCAGACAATCTTCTTTCCTCGTACGAAATGATAATATGGCTGACGGGCGGAGTTTCCAGCGGAACTCTCACCGCACAGGATCAGACGGACATCGTCGATTACTTTAACGGCTCCGGAAAAATCCTCATTTACGGACAGAGCATAGCAGAAGAACTGTCCGGCACCTCTTTTCTCTCGGATTTCCTCGGCGTCTCGTGGCAAGGCAACACGGCCAATCATTTTCAGACCGGTATGGCTTCAGATCCGATAGGAGAGAATCTTTTACTCGCTACTTCAAACCAGACGTCCCAGGATATGCTTGCTGTCATAAGCGGTGTTTCGGAATGCTTCAGGTATCAGACCAACCCTGAACAAACATCCATGATTAGAAAAGAAAACCCTGGAAAATGCGTCTTCGCGGGATTCGGTTTCGAAGGAATAGTATCTACGATTCCGGGTTACGCTCCTGTCGACACTTTATTTTCCAGAATTCTAAATTACATGGAATTGAACGTCGGCGTCGAGGAGGAGATTCCAGAAGTGCCGACAATCACAGGTTTTTCCGTCTTTCAGACATTCGCGGGTATTTTTTTCAGGATATCCGGCGCGAATACTGGTCAAATTTCGATTAAAATTTATGACGTCTTGGGAAGACGCGTAAATACCGTTTATGAAGGACCGGCCAGATCAGGCAATGAATTCTTCTGGGATTTTAGCGATGAAACGGGAAGAGAAATCTCTTCGGGCACATACTTTGCCATTTTGACTCTAGGCTCAAAAGAAACAGCTGTCAAATTCACGGCGTTGAGGTGAAGTCAAAAATATATACTATTCTGAATTATGGCTTTTCCTGAAACAGATTTATTTCGACTTCAGAAGTTTGCTCAGTTCTATCAAACTGTAGGGTTTTATAAGAAAACCGCTGAAACCGTACTTTTTATAATTAGAAATGACGGGATCGTCTGAATAACCGCTCGAAACATAAACGACCGCATTTGGATCAATTTTGAGAATTTCGCCGACTGCGTCCCTGCCGCCCATGCCTCCTCCCTGTATCGTCAGGTCCATAATGACAGCTCCATAACGGCGACCCGCAAGAAGAGCGTCGGCGTATTTCTTCAAGGCTGCGTTTCCGTTTGGAGCGGAGTCAACTTCATACCCGAGATAACAAAGCATGTCGGACAGAACATTGACAACGAGTTCTTCGTCGTCCATGACCAGAATTCTGCCTTTTCCTTTTTCAGGTCTGGATTGATTTTCTTCACGAACCGGTTTATTCCGGCTTGCGGGAAGATAAATCCTGAAAGTAGTTCCTTCACCCCGTTTTGAAAGCGCTTCAATGAAACCGCCGTGGTTTTTGACTATTGAATATGCCGTAGTGAGACCCAGACCGCTTCCTGAATCTTTTGTAGTAAAAAACGGATCGAATATCCTTGAAAGGTCATCCTCTTCTATTCCCGGACCCGAATCAGCAAGGGATATGATTACATAATTCCCGATCGAAACCGGCAGCGCCAAATCTTCGTCTATGTGCAGATTTGATGCCGAAATTTTTATGACGCCTCCTTTTGGCATGGCTTGAATCGCATTAATAATAATGTTGTTGAGGACCTGGACTATTTGTCCTTCGTCAATATCAACGGGAAATACTTCTTCGGATAATTCGAATTCGCATCGGCAACTTGAACCTCTCGTCGCAAAAATCCCTGTGTCTGTCAATATTTCCGCAAGGTTCATTGCTTTTTTTATCGGTTGTCCGCCTTTTGAAAAAGTGAGAAGTTGTCTCGTAAGGTTTTTTGCCCTTATCGCCGCTGTTTCCGCTTCTTCCAGCAGTTTCCATGCTTCGCTGTTTTGATCCAGGTAAACGCGGGACAACGATATGTTGCCCAAAACTCCCGTCAGAATGTTGTTGAAGTCGTGTGCTATTCCTCCCGCGAGAATCCCTACGGACTCGAGCTTTTCTATTTTCATGAGTTCTTCTTCCATTTTCATCTGATGTGTCTGATCGCTCAATATCCCGTTTGCCCTCAGAATCTCTTCCCCTTTTCTTTCAAACCTCACGGTAGCTCTGAAACACAGGACGCTGCCGTCGGATTTCACTGCCTTGAAGCGGATTTCCATAAAATCTTTTTCATTTTTTGGATCGTATACCTCGGAGATTGCTTTTATCACTTCTTCCTTGTCTTCTTCACGGATCATAGAAAACAGGAATTTTTTCGGGTCTTCAAAAGCTTCGGAAAGAGGGTACCCCAAAACGTTCTCAATTGAAGGTGACAATAACTCGAACTTGTTTTCTTTAAGATTCAGTCTGAAAAGTATATCGGGCGCCAATTCCATAAAATGTCTGAATTTTTCTTCGGAGTTTTTCAGAGCGTTTATATATTTATTCATTTCTGTGAAATCCCTGACTATAGCCTGTAAGTAGATGTTGTTTCCCGAAGTAAATCTGTTCAATGAAACCTCGGCATCAAAAACCGATTCGTCGCCTCTTTTATGTATCCAATCGAACCTTTGAGGAAAGCCTGACATGGCTTTTTCCATATACGCAATAGCTTTTTCCCTGGACCTCGTACCGTCTGTCTGAAATTCGGGTGAAGTCTCGAAAGGTTTTTTCCCCACCAGAACATCTTTTGGGAGACGAAACATCTCACATGCTTTTTGATTACAGTCTATAAAAAGATGATCTTTCATCATAAATATGGCGTCGTCCGCGCTTTCGAATAAAAGCCTGTATCTTTCCCTGCTTTCTTCAAGCGCTTTTTGGGCGTCTTTTTTGAATGTTATGTCTTCGATGGATCCGTCTATATACAAGATTCTGCCGTCTTCCGATTTTATGTGTTTTTCTTTTGCCAGGCACCAAATTATCTCTCCGCCCTTTTTTTTCATCGGAATTTCAAAGTCCATCACAGAGTCATTTTTACCGTGAAGATCGATGAGATTCGCTCTGTCGGCGGGGAGTGCGTAGAGATCCAAAGCATTAATTTTCTCAATTTCGCTGAAATCTCTGTAACCGAACATTTTTACGAACGCATGATTCGCCGAGACAATATTTCCCTCAATGTCGGTTCTGAAAAGACCAATTTGGATATTTTCCTGCAAAGTTCTTATGTTCTTTTCGCTTTCCGACAGTTTTTCCTGAGAAATCTTCTTTTCAAGAATTTCCGAGAACAGTCCGGCAGTGTTTTCAAAGAATATCTTGTCTTTTTCCTCGAAACGCTTTTTTTCCTTTCCAATCAAATGCATGACACCGAAAACTGCGCCGAAGTCGTTGGTCAGGGGCCATGAAAAAAGCGATTTCATTCCTTTTTTAACAATCGATTCCGAAAACATCCCGTACAGAAAGTGTCTTTCGAGATCCGGAGCGAAGACCGGGATTTTCGTTTCGGCAACATATGTTGTTATGTGGCTTTTTTCTGCCAAAAGTCTCGGCTTTTTCTGATCAATTTCTTCATCCGGACAGAAGCCGAACGTCGAAACAAGATCGAGCTTTTCCTTTTTTTCGTCCACAAGCCGCACCGATCCCCTGTCCAGGTCGAGTATAGTCACAAATTTTTCCAGGAACAAAGAACAAAGATCGATCACGTTTGTTGAATTTGAGGACGATTCGACAAGCGCGTGATATGCGTCTCTTTCTCTTTTGAGGTCGTTTTCCGCTTTCTTTTTCATCGTCACATCTTCTGCTACAACGAGATTGCCTTCTTTTGTTCTGCGAACAGTATATGACAGGTGTTTATCGCCGAATTCCTCCTCACCGCTGACCGCTGTACCTTTTTCAATAGAATTGATGTATGAAGCAAAGGCTTTTGATTTTTTAAAATCAGGAAAAAGCTGGTACAGATTCTTCTTTTCCAGCTCTTCTTCCTTTCTGCCGATTAGTTTACAGTAAGCTTTGTTGAAATATATGAGATTATAATCGTCGTCAGTCGCCAAGACTGGATTGTTCAGGCTGTTTAATATTTCTTTTATCTTGATCTCTTCTTTTTCGAGTCTTTTTTGAATTTCTTTGAACTCGGTTATTTCGTTGCCGATTGCAATGTAGTTGTCTTCGTTTTCGGTTGCGAAAAACATTATTTTGATATGAAAATGCCTCTGTTTACCATCTTTGACGAACATTATTTCGTATTCGTTGCCGCCCAGGGCTTTGGCTTTTTGCAGAGATTTTTCTATAGCGGTGTATTGACCGGGATCGTGAAGATCTTTAACTTTTTTACCTTCATAATGAGATGGGGGCTGGTTTTCAACATCGGCAAAATTTTCATTTACCATATCGTAGTAGTATTCTCCGTCTCTGAACGAGACAACCCAGAATAATATACCTGTTTTGCTTTTTATTATGGAAAAAAGATTTTCTTCACTCAGATTAAAAGACATAACCTGCCTGTTATCCTTTTTTCTATTAGTATATTGCCATAAATCATAATAATCAATCCTTGTTTATAATTGTATTTTGAATCCGCCGGAATTATAATGATATATGAAAATATCAGTATCAAACGTCATCGAAATCGAGAATTTCGAAGAGCACGATTTTCTAATCCCTTATATAAAAAAACACCTCACGATACCGAACAACGAATATTTTATTCGAAAAAAAATGGGAAAAAGCCTTTGGGGCTATAAAAGCGTTCAAACTTTTTTCAGATTGACAGATAATAAAATTGTCGTGCCAAGAGGATTTTTACCGGAATTGACACGTTATCTTTCGAAAAATTCGATTTCATTTCTGACCTCGGATAAAAGACATGTTCCGAATAAAATCATTTTTCCTTCAGACATTATTCTTTTAAAACACCAGAACAAAGCGCTTGAAAGCGCCATGAAAAATGATTGCGGCATAATAGTCGCTCCTCCGGGTTCCGGTAAAACCGTGATTGCCCTGAAGATAATCAAACAAAAATCCTTTCCTGCTCTCGTTCTGGTTCACAGAAGGCAGCTTCACGATCAATGGTCCGACAGAATACAATCTTTTTTGAAAATACCCAAGAAAGACATAGGCTTCATAACATCGAAAAAGATGAGAATAGGGGAAAGAATAACGTTGACGACGTTGCAAACGCTTTCCAAAATCAAACCCAATGATATAAAAAACATTTTCGGAACTGTGTTTGTAGATGAATGCCACCACATACCGGCAAAAACTTTCAGAAAAGCTGTAGTCAAGCTCAATCCCCTGTATATTTACGGATTGACAGCTACGCCTGTAAGGAAGAATAAAGACGAAAAAGCGATTTTCATATTTATTGGGGACATAATACACGACATGTCAAAAGACAGTGAATCATCATTGAGGGAGAATGTTAATTCAAAAGGAGAAATATATATAAAAATAATATCTACCTGTTTTTCCGTTCCTTTTGACTTAAAAACAGGTGACATAAATCTCCTGAACAAGACACTTATTTTCGACACAACCAGAAACAGGACGATTCTTGAAAGAATGAATCAAGAGCTTGAAGATGGTAAAAAAGTGATA containing:
- a CDS encoding PAS domain S-box protein: MSFNLSEENLFSIIKSKTGILFWVVSFRDGEYYYDMVNENFADVENQPPSHYEGKKVKDLHDPGQYTAIEKSLQKAKALGGNEYEIMFVKDGKQRHFHIKIMFFATENEDNYIAIGNEITEFKEIQKRLEKEEIKIKEILNSLNNPVLATDDDYNLIYFNKAYCKLIGRKEEELEKKNLYQLFPDFKKSKAFASYINSIEKGTAVSGEEEFGDKHLSYTVRRTKEGNLVVAEDVTMKKKAENDLKRERDAYHALVESSSNSTNVIDLCSLFLEKFVTILDLDRGSVRLVDEKKEKLDLVSTFGFCPDEEIDQKKPRLLAEKSHITTYVAETKIPVFAPDLERHFLYGMFSESIVKKGMKSLFSWPLTNDFGAVFGVMHLIGKEKKRFEEKDKIFFENTAGLFSEILEKKISQEKLSESEKNIRTLQENIQIGLFRTDIEGNIVSANHAFVKMFGYRDFSEIEKINALDLYALPADRANLIDLHGKNDSVMDFEIPMKKKGGEIIWCLAKEKHIKSEDGRILYIDGSIEDITFKKDAQKALEESRERYRLLFESADDAIFMMKDHLFIDCNQKACEMFRLPKDVLVGKKPFETSPEFQTDGTRSREKAIAYMEKAMSGFPQRFDWIHKRGDESVFDAEVSLNRFTSGNNIYLQAIVRDFTEMNKYINALKNSEEKFRHFMELAPDILFRLNLKENKFELLSPSIENVLGYPLSEAFEDPKKFLFSMIREEDKEEVIKAISEVYDPKNEKDFMEIRFKAVKSDGSVLCFRATVRFERKGEEILRANGILSDQTHQMKMEEELMKIEKLESVGILAGGIAHDFNNILTGVLGNISLSRVYLDQNSEAWKLLEEAETAAIRAKNLTRQLLTFSKGGQPIKKAMNLAEILTDTGIFATRGSSCRCEFELSEEVFPVDIDEGQIVQVLNNIIINAIQAMPKGGVIKISASNLHIDEDLALPVSIGNYVIISLADSGPGIEEDDLSRIFDPFFTTKDSGSGLGLTTAYSIVKNHGGFIEALSKRGEGTTFRIYLPASRNKPVREENQSRPEKGKGRILVMDDEELVVNVLSDMLCYLGYEVDSAPNGNAALKKYADALLAGRRYGAVIMDLTIQGGGMGGRDAVGEILKIDPNAVVYVSSGYSDDPVISNYKKYGFSGFLIKPYSLIELSKLLKSK
- a CDS encoding DEAD/DEAH box helicase, giving the protein MKISVSNVIEIENFEEHDFLIPYIKKHLTIPNNEYFIRKKMGKSLWGYKSVQTFFRLTDNKIVVPRGFLPELTRYLSKNSISFLTSDKRHVPNKIIFPSDIILLKHQNKALESAMKNDCGIIVAPPGSGKTVIALKIIKQKSFPALVLVHRRQLHDQWSDRIQSFLKIPKKDIGFITSKKMRIGERITLTTLQTLSKIKPNDIKNIFGTVFVDECHHIPAKTFRKAVVKLNPLYIYGLTATPVRKNKDEKAIFIFIGDIIHDMSKDSESSLRENVNSKGEIYIKIISTCFSVPFDLKTGDINLLNKTLIFDTTRNRTILERMNQELEDGKKVILITERKEHIEALNMFISSKYDCVNITGDDSARSRTYKTEKIKSGDYQIIMTTGQFFGEGADVLSLDCLFLAFPLAFDGKLFQYIGRILRGDDNKTIYDFRDSGVEYYENQFRKRERFYRKIENLLKRPVRIESERAKQ